From a single Desulfuribacillus alkaliarsenatis genomic region:
- a CDS encoding arsenate reductase family protein: MEWTFFDYPRUTTVRKAKAWLDDKEVTYKTRHIVEENPTAQELKELHEKSGLDIKRFINTSGKKYKELGLKDKLETMSLEEIYKVLASDGLLVKRPILTNGNIVLPGFKESEWEKVVI; encoded by the coding sequence ATGGAATGGACATTTTTTGATTATCCAAGGTGAACTACTGTTAGAAAGGCCAAGGCTTGGCTAGATGACAAGGAAGTTACATACAAGACAAGACATATCGTAGAAGAGAACCCGACTGCACAAGAGTTGAAGGAACTTCACGAAAAAAGTGGACTAGACATCAAACGTTTTATCAATACCAGTGGCAAAAAATATAAAGAACTCGGTTTAAAGGACAAATTAGAAACAATGAGCTTAGAAGAAATCTATAAGGTACTAGCTAGTGATGGTTTGTTGGTAAAGCGGCCAATACTAACAAATGGTAATATTGTCTTGCCTGGCTTTAAAGAATCAGAATGGGAGAAGGTAGTTATTTAA
- a CDS encoding C-GCAxxG-C-C family protein: protein MNGKKLDVSNFKMGNIDLSDMSKKSIRKTVEIKYKLSEKGQKQSVLAGGDGMRDQLLHAYVTPELLEASTMKYDGTVLWNFTEYQKPLSWRVVGEANALGKKPYLQLEQETVPILFDEPQTVESIVKHYNELQAELTDVQQRLEQQKRQIEQEELAEQVMLWERSKKVVAKDIFARGFNCSQAVIGVFCDELGLERESAFKIATGFGGGLRQGEVCGAVTGAIMVIGLRYGHHCEGDNEAKQETYKLTNQFIEKFKEKHKTIICKELLGYNVANPDEYAQIKDKQLFTKVCPQFIADAVEILQEMEQKE, encoded by the coding sequence ATGAACGGTAAAAAATTAGATGTCTCTAATTTTAAGATGGGAAACATTGATTTATCTGATATGAGTAAGAAAAGCATACGTAAAACGGTTGAAATTAAGTACAAGCTGTCGGAGAAGGGGCAAAAGCAATCAGTTCTTGCAGGCGGAGATGGGATGCGTGATCAATTACTCCATGCCTATGTTACTCCAGAGCTTTTAGAAGCATCAACGATGAAGTATGACGGAACGGTTTTATGGAACTTTACAGAGTACCAAAAACCACTGAGCTGGCGCGTAGTTGGAGAGGCTAACGCATTGGGTAAGAAACCATATTTGCAGCTTGAGCAAGAGACAGTCCCTATATTATTTGATGAGCCACAGACGGTCGAGAGCATCGTCAAGCATTATAATGAACTGCAGGCAGAGCTTACAGATGTACAGCAGCGCCTTGAGCAGCAAAAACGACAGATAGAGCAAGAAGAATTAGCAGAGCAGGTTATGCTCTGGGAGCGTTCTAAGAAGGTTGTGGCGAAGGACATATTCGCTCGGGGCTTTAACTGTAGTCAAGCGGTTATTGGAGTGTTCTGCGATGAGCTAGGATTAGAGCGCGAGTCCGCTTTTAAGATAGCCACGGGCTTTGGCGGTGGACTCCGTCAAGGTGAGGTTTGTGGTGCAGTCACAGGTGCTATAATGGTAATAGGCTTAAGGTATGGCCACCATTGCGAGGGAGATAATGAAGCAAAGCAAGAGACCTATAAGCTTACTAACCAGTTTATAGAGAAATTCAAGGAAAAACATAAAACTATTATTTGTAAGGAGTTATTAGGCTATAATGTAGCAAACCCAGATGAATATGCACAGATTAAAGACAAGCAATTGTTTACAAAGGTATGCCCACAGTTCATCGCTGACGCAGTAGAAATCTTGCAGGAAATGGAGCAAAAGGAGTAA
- a CDS encoding CBS domain-containing protein → MKNIAFFLLPKAEVTYVYEDSTMRQVLDKMEFEKHPAIPILNHEGKYVGTITEGDLLWKVKNTPNLSFKNSRSVLLKHIERRKTNQSVHIDADIDDLLTLAISQNFVPVVDDQDVFIGIIRRKEIIEYCKKLVNNIRESEGKVDER, encoded by the coding sequence ATGAAAAATATAGCTTTCTTTCTTTTGCCAAAAGCAGAGGTCACATATGTATATGAAGATTCAACAATGCGACAAGTGCTTGATAAAATGGAATTTGAAAAGCATCCAGCGATTCCAATATTAAACCATGAAGGTAAATACGTGGGCACAATCACTGAAGGCGATCTGCTCTGGAAAGTTAAAAACACCCCTAATCTATCATTTAAAAATTCTAGAAGTGTATTATTAAAGCATATAGAACGTAGAAAAACGAATCAGTCTGTGCATATCGATGCTGATATTGATGATTTATTAACATTAGCCATCTCGCAGAACTTTGTTCCCGTTGTTGATGATCAGGATGTATTCATAGGTATCATTAGAAGAAAAGAGATAATAGAATATTGCAAAAAACTGGTTAACAATATACGAGAGAGTGAGGGGAAAGTCGATGAACGGTAA
- a CDS encoding threonine aldolase family protein, whose protein sequence is MIRFTNDYSEGAHPKILEKLLATNMEQTPGYGEDVYCQQAASLIKEKCKNDNIDVHFLVGGTQTNLTVIAASLRPHQGVIAAESGHISTHETGAIEATGHKVLELPTYDGKLTARQIYDVYINHQLDETHEHTVQPKMVYISNPTELGTIYTRSELEAISNVCRENGLYLFLDGARLGYGLTSSENDMDLAFITECCDVFYIGGTKIGALFGEAVVITNDTLKQDFRYIMKQRGGLLAKGRLLGIQFLTLFENDLYFELSAYANKMANIIKEALQESGCTFLISTSTNQLFPILPNETIEALKKHYSFLTWQRIDDKHSAVRFCTSWATKEEDVLRLISDLKGYYDCYDLKR, encoded by the coding sequence ATGATTCGATTTACTAATGACTATAGCGAAGGCGCTCATCCTAAGATATTAGAGAAATTACTAGCAACGAATATGGAGCAAACACCAGGGTATGGTGAAGATGTTTATTGTCAGCAAGCGGCTTCCCTTATCAAAGAAAAGTGCAAGAATGACAATATTGACGTCCATTTCCTAGTGGGTGGAACACAGACAAACCTGACTGTGATAGCTGCATCCTTGCGTCCCCATCAAGGTGTAATAGCGGCGGAGAGCGGCCATATTAGCACCCATGAGACAGGTGCAATTGAAGCTACAGGGCATAAAGTGCTAGAACTGCCAACTTATGATGGGAAGCTCACAGCAAGGCAGATTTATGATGTTTACATAAACCATCAATTAGATGAGACCCATGAACACACTGTCCAACCTAAAATGGTATATATCTCTAATCCGACGGAATTAGGGACGATTTATACCCGAAGTGAATTGGAAGCCATCAGTAACGTGTGTCGTGAAAACGGGCTATATCTGTTTCTAGATGGGGCGCGACTGGGATATGGGCTTACTTCTTCTGAGAATGATATGGATTTAGCGTTTATTACAGAATGCTGCGATGTTTTTTATATTGGTGGCACGAAGATAGGGGCGCTTTTTGGAGAGGCAGTCGTTATAACTAACGATACACTGAAGCAAGACTTTCGATATATTATGAAGCAAAGAGGCGGCTTACTAGCGAAGGGGAGACTACTTGGGATTCAGTTTCTTACACTTTTTGAAAACGACTTATACTTTGAGTTATCAGCATATGCTAATAAAATGGCTAATATAATAAAAGAAGCATTACAAGAAAGTGGATGTACATTTCTAATTAGCACTTCAACCAATCAATTGTTTCCAATTTTGCCCAATGAAACAATCGAAGCTTTGAAAAAACATTATAGTTTTTTGACCTGGCAACGAATCGATGACAAACATAGTGCCGTACGGTTTTGCACGAGTTGGGCGACGAAGGAAGAGGATGTACTACGGCTTATATCCGACCTTAAAGGTTATTATGATTGTTATGATTTGAAAAGATAG
- the tig gene encoding trigger factor, translating to MDTNTQNTTNNTTQPVEVRTEIGSITVGLGAYKGLKKPEQKAITVTEQEIEQELEAYRDRHAKLEPVADGIVQTGDIVKIDYQGYIDGSPFDGGSGKNQALEIGSGGFILSFEEQMVGMKTNEDKQIEVDFPENYHVRKLAGSTVTFHIKVNEITRKTLPELNDDLAKAVSYCKTLDELKEDIKKNIVSYKEMEVGKYIKDVLVSIPVKNSLVEIPESLIDIEIKKMIADLEHHVKSKGITVDKYLETAGISREEFEAQFRTEAEKRVQTQLVLMAIAKTERMHVTEDEITNQINQIATMHKTKASDIRTHLIDGGNYTAFKNEIAMRKAVELIVQFSE from the coding sequence ATGGATACAAATACACAAAACACTACAAACAACACAACACAGCCAGTGGAAGTTCGCACGGAGATTGGCTCAATTACCGTTGGACTTGGCGCCTACAAAGGCCTTAAAAAACCTGAACAAAAAGCAATTACCGTTACAGAACAAGAAATCGAGCAAGAATTAGAAGCTTATAGGGATCGTCACGCTAAGCTTGAACCAGTAGCAGATGGCATCGTGCAAACGGGCGACATTGTAAAAATTGATTACCAAGGATATATTGATGGCTCTCCTTTCGACGGTGGAAGTGGTAAAAACCAGGCCCTCGAAATTGGTTCTGGTGGCTTTATACTAAGCTTTGAAGAGCAGATGGTTGGTATGAAGACTAACGAAGATAAGCAAATCGAGGTGGATTTTCCTGAGAATTATCATGTAAGAAAGCTAGCTGGTTCTACCGTAACCTTCCATATAAAAGTAAATGAAATAACGCGAAAAACCCTTCCTGAGTTAAACGATGATTTGGCTAAAGCTGTAAGTTATTGTAAAACCCTCGACGAGTTGAAAGAAGATATCAAAAAGAATATAGTCTCCTATAAAGAAATGGAAGTAGGTAAGTACATAAAGGATGTATTAGTCAGTATACCTGTTAAGAACTCCCTAGTAGAAATACCTGAATCACTGATTGACATAGAAATCAAAAAAATGATTGCTGATTTAGAGCATCATGTAAAATCAAAAGGAATTACCGTTGATAAATATTTAGAAACAGCAGGAATTTCTCGTGAAGAGTTTGAAGCTCAATTTAGAACAGAGGCTGAAAAACGCGTCCAAACTCAACTCGTTTTAATGGCCATAGCTAAAACAGAAAGAATGCATGTTACTGAAGATGAAATAACTAATCAAATAAACCAGATTGCCACTATGCACAAAACAAAAGCATCAGATATACGCACACACCTGATTGACGGCGGCAATTATACAGCCTTTAAGAATGAAATTGCTATGCGTAAAGCTGTAGAATTAATCGTTCAATTTAGTGAATAG